The DNA sequence TCAAGTTCAACATATAATCAATATGGTATCACCCATTTTTGAATCTTAAATAGTTATAAGAACTCTTTCAACggttttttcttctttatttataaaaaaactttttacagaaaatcatggctgaaaataaataatccatttatttattgtacagtaGCGGTGGTGGGTCTAATAATATAGGCAGATGGTCAAAGAAATCGTATATCATAGTTCGATGTagtttaaaaaagcaatacGTGTAGCGGATTGCAAGTGGACATGATTGGAATGGGGGTATGAAATAACCTCAGCCCTCAGCCCTCAGGGTAACTAAATTGGTAAGCCGCTGTCACTGTAGCCCCAACACCTTGAGATTACGTTTTAGTGTAAAATATCAAGAGTTTTCCCTTCTCACAAGTTTCAGTTCACTTCAGCACGAGTTGTGTGTTCGTACATTTGTTAGCTGGCTAACTTGCGAGGTGCGGTTCGTTAAACTCGCTTACACGAACTAACTTCACAGTTTTCTTCACAGTTTTCAGTTTTAACatgtatcttttattttcaaagacTTCAACAATAGGAGGAGGTTCTTCTATTCCACTGCATGTATGTATTTCTTACCTCGGAACTGGTgcgtgaaccgattttgatgcgTTTGGTTCCAGTTAACCTTGATCTAGGATTGACAATTTCAGgccaaaattaataaaagctcCGAATCCACGAGTACCAAAAATAGCTATATACCCTTCAGATGAGCCATTAAATCTGTCCAGTCGACAGCAGACCGTAAAGGACGGCCTTAATAAAGCCATTAAGCAAAGATAATACGCCATAACTCAGGAATAACCATAATCAAGAATGCTGACTTTTAATTGCTTCGTTAAGTGTTTTCGTAGCCTGAAATCTTCAACGCTTATggatttatgataaaaaataatacaggaattacgtttttaattgCAAGTTACCAAACAGAAATAAGTTTTACGGTACATATATTCAAGGGACAATATACACGCCATAGTGATTATAACACTTTGTCACAGAAAACGCTTATTAAACTTGAGTTGAATTTTTTCATGAGCAGAGACCTCCTTAAAATTGTCAAACccagattaaatttaaatgggaccacacggaaggcaccaccttcaaattaaaaaaagaatcatcaataTCGATTCAACCAGTCTTTCTATCTTTTCGTTTTGAGAtgacaaacataaaacatacagtcaaattgaggCCATCCTTCTTTTTTGTAAGTCAATTGAGacgctaatataatattatacatacatcgCATCGGTTAACATCAGGTGGGATGGCGGTCAAAcctattaagtataaaaaaaaacaatataaatatcggCTACGTGTGCGGTAATTGCAGAATGCGCGATTAACGTTTTACATAAACATTcagaataaaatgaatttcctCTAACACGAACCTCAAATATGACACGTTCCATTTCCAATTTTGGCGCGAATTATTGAACAGATTCAATCTCTGAAACGGATCCACGCCTCGGAGAgcttttttttgtcattttacatattttccgTGATTAAACGAGCGAGACTATATGTTGGGTTTAGGTGCGATTACATAAAATCTCTCACGCCGGATATactgaattttaaatgaaaattataaggtGTTTGAAGTGTTTTCGAGTAAAATGACGCCAACGTAGGACTTTTTggtaaataactttttacccTATACACTCAATATTTTTCGTTAATAGACGCTGATTATAAGCGAATCTTTTTCTCTTTATGTTGCGCTTTTTATATACTAGATTTGGTCGTtagttaatacatattttacaatcgttgaaaataaaaatttccaggaatacaaatacacacataaaaatttattgttttataattaacaaccACTCATGCATTACTACGTAATGAAAACGAAAGTTGTGATTCTGTATACGAGCCATCGAAATAATTTCTAGACATACTGAAGGTTACATTgcatgatataatataataacctcaaattgttaaaatttgtatgtaagtgCAATTCAGTGAGTGACGTTAAAAAAACTCTGGTCgtgtaaatgttatttcattgGACACAATGGCCACCAATTCCAAGATGTTTATCAGAAATGTGACCATTTTGTCGGGGTGAAGTGCACGGGGGTGAGGTgcgggcggcgggcggcggggGGGCAAGGGGGCAATGCGAGAGAGTTTCCTCTCCACAATGACGAGTCGAGGTGTAATAGTATTCATAAGGTGCTGCAAATGGTTCATTTCACCGCTCCACTCGGAATGATAAATGTAACGTGCGAGCCTCCACGCTGTACCGCTTTGAATCCgaatagaattaattttaccAGTGATGGCTCTAATAATAATCACTTGctaagtttgtttgaatactGGCACACAATTCGTGGTTCATAAATAAGGCCGATGTCCATAGCAaacgaattaattaattacaatgtcAGTATCATATCACAagcatttatcataaaaatatggttacttttttgtttaacaCAAGACGCTTTCACAAAGCActcgaaatattattatattttattataaacacagtTGTAAATCACACTGACGCTGGCGGGACGGTAAATGTCCTTTTCATGAATAACAAAAAGTTTCACGCTTATCTCTGCAACTCTCAGAACTAGTTGTTACACAGGTACACGTTCACATTCTCACATGTGTAAAATTTGTCCAGATAATATGTtaacaatttctttaataattaaatcacaGAGAGACTATTTCAATAACTTTCATTTGCTTTGCTTTGCAGTGAAGTAGAGCATGGGTTCGACGACAAGCGAAGCGCAGCAAACAatgtagattttaatatttcacgtCGCATTGATTTTCCTTTGTATCGCAAATGCATTTTCTGGTTTCAAACAGAGTTCGCGAAGCACTTTTAGATAATGGTTTTAAAACTCGTTATTTCAAGTCATGTAAAGATTACCTTTACATTTTGTTGTATAATGGTTACAAAGAACTTTCCTATGCTTCCTCAAATTCTATGATTTTCATTCGTACATATATATCACTAAAACAGGCTtctgaactaatacattttaatataggcTTTGAATTTAGCACAATTAAACTCTTTTATACTACCAGGAAATCCACTGTAAAAGCGTGTACCTTgaccaaaaaattaatttttactttaataagcCAGAAAatagacatttaaattttatttatccttgTGTCATAACAATGTCTATTTGTGTGGTTCACGTACACGTAATggtgaaaaatatatactgttCATATTTATCAAAGGTATTCTCGTAAGTTACATTGTATGTGATATTCAGACCGGTCTGGAAGTCAGAAATAGGCCCATACTTTAGATTCATGTCAATGGTTTTAGGAACAAGAAAACTGAATtcatacaataacatatataataacagtttTCAGTTCGGAAATCGAAGCCggacattgtaaaaataaatcgtacattatttttgtgtagatACCAATTGTGAAGGTGTAAAGCACTAAACTACTATAAGAtacagtatattaaaatacctataCTATACTTGcatacaatcaaataaacaacacATACCAACGGCAACTGTAAAAGAACaccatgaaaaaaaaaacatgaaatagcTTACAGCGATCTGCCCAGGCTTCGCCCGGGTAACATACTGCACTCAGGCTTTTGAAGTCTTTCCAGTATTGATCAAACATCAATCAAAcgaactcttcaactttatattaattacagattaaatattcatCCACAAAACGATGATTAAGatggttaatatttatacgtcCCTCGGGGTCAAatgtctatttatataaacatgatGTGATAGCGAATTACGCAAATTCATTCCTTTTCAACGACTTCTACTTGCTGAATGTCCGTCCGTTTCGTTTGTCAAAACAAAAGCAAACGAAGTGGAAGCAGCTCTTTGaaaggttttaattatattagcgGCGACATATCGGGGATGCCGCACACAAAACTGGCGACCTATATTGGTTTGTAAGGAAGGTATACACAGACGACTCTCCACAATAAAACGAgtgcttataaaataatacaatattagaaatattaaattgtgcgTCGTTCTGTCAAGCTCACAGGTCTAGACCACAGAGCcgtttttgtataaatcaGGAGTGAAACAATCCTGGATCCATAGACTCATAGGGGAAAAAATAGGGATATATGTGACTTCCCCTAGTTTTGGCAGTTGGTATAGCTGGTACAATATACTTCTAACATTTCCAGAATTAAGTTACTCTAACGTTCACGAAATGCCGTATATGGTCTAACTTAACCTAGTCTTTACTAGTATACATCGGGTTCAAACGACCTATTCTGCATTCTCTCTTTgaagaatataatatcttcATTTAAGTATATggacttaaaataataattataaaataaaatagttcgtcctattaatatttagttgTTACACACGAAAATTACGTTAGTTCTGAAATGTACgtttaaatctattaaatatatgcaatAGATCTCTCAGGGCTTACCTCTGCAAATTCACTTTGGTAATGGCTTAAAACCGAGCTGGATGCCctgtcaaacataaaaaaacacaattagcGTCGGGCCGCGACAACGTCACCGATCACAAGACGTCATCATCGGGCATCGCACTTGATTCCCTATGCTACACAAGCCGTATCAGATCTAAACCACCCGACACGTTTTAAATGTTGTAGAGCTACTATTCGATGGCGCAAACTCAGTGAATATATATGCCAGCCATTGCCTAAATTTCTACATTTATGTCCGTGTGTGAAACCATCCCGAAGGATATCAGATCCACGAGGCTGCACCCATAGAGAGTTACGCATCGGATATTTCCAACCCGAACCTGTTCAAATGTGATAATATTGCCTCTGTAAATacaattgttaaaaaacataaaatttacattttcgaattattgtttgttatgcGATTTCTAGGGTTTTGTTGTAtcccacggctccatccccgggggccgtgggtatctatgcaagatttccccactataaaaaaaaggttttgttgtataagtatcaaataatattatgtaattttctaCCTTTTAAATCtactatattaaaatggattaattatataaagaactAGCTGTTTTAACCGCGTAGTtcctgatgttatatagcctaaagccttcctcaataaatgagctatctaacactgaaagattttttaaaatcctGAGATCAGTAgattcaaccaaacaaacaaacttttattaaatataatatttaattaaacaaacagtAGTAGCATGGTTTAGCCGGGCGCGTGTATGAAGCCTGCTGCCAATCCGGCGGCGAGTGCATTTCCGCTGACCGCAGCCGACACAAAGCCGATGTTTTGTAATTACGTTTGATCCGTGACCTCCACCTAAATTGCTTTCTGCCGCCGATCAAATCGCGCCAAATCCATTATCCTTTTAGCTTAAGTATTTTTCTTAGGGATTTACATAAAGAACCCCAAATGAAGTGGTGTTAAgcgctttattttattgctctgatttttaatgaaaatcaagGTATAAATAGACGCCATTTTTCCGTTTCGCTGCGTTGATTGCTCGTAGCACGATCGTGGTATTATAAGTTttggatattaaatattagacTTATTGGATTCGACTTCCCTGgctatattaaagttttaagagGCAAAGTTGTAAGTGGATTTCAGGTATAAGGGGACTTCATGTAATCTcctcttaatataatatttactacattTCATGTACACGCATTTGCAAGGGAGACTTTTATACAATCTCTAATATTTGCTTAAATCACAACAAACTGCTATAAATCGCTGTGTCTAGTCAATATATCGAGAGTTTATTTATCTAGTATAGAAAAAAGCAAACACATTTTCCTTAGTAACTCTACACTTTCAACTAAAACCAATTTTACAGCTAATCCAAACGATTTTTAACCGTACAACACAGCACATATTAAGTTTAAGCCCCAGTAAGTCGACTCTGTAGTCACGCTACAGCCAGGTAAAGCCTGCAATAAGTTCATGTAAAGGGTAACTCTCGCAAGAGCTTTGTGCTTTGTTGTATCGGTACAAATATCCCCCCTCCCCCTCGGGCTTGACACGCTCATCAGGGACAGATTGACTTTGTGCCCTAAGCCCCTGTAGGTGTACCTTTTCAACTCTTGATGTAAGAGTTAGGAGTATacgtatttaatgaataactattgtattatattgtatatgttttttacgTGTTGTTTCTACAttccatagattatacacgtatatatctacattaaattaatgcaaTGTTTGTAAAACAATAACGAATAcgcgttaaataattttcacgccgatcttcagCGGTGGTGTAGTTTCTGCCTACCTTCTACATGCGTGCTCGCTCGCTTCCACGTTCAAAATCTATTTACGAGTCTTAGTCTATGACATACCTGATGTTTATAAGTAATAGAGCatccttaattatttaaaatagaagaaTAAGACTCGCTCACATAAAATCTCCCATTTAGCGAAAAAAATACCGCGATCTTCAGTAAGTTTTCGTTGTAACATTATACGCATCGGATGTTTATTGGTTTACaaggcaataaaattatattgcctCGTATTGTTTTCCGATTTCTGTTAACGTAAGTTACTCTTGCCGTTCGATGTTCAATTATTTGTAGATATAACAGCGATATAAGCATATCTCAATCTAGGTCACATGACGTTCAAAATACGTGACattattgattgattattttattgttggaGGAAAGAGAGGtgaccaaatttcatttacagattacaatatattaaataacctcAAAAAAGTAAACACTAAAGTCAAGTCGAAGTCGGTGCGTCATATTAAACGTTGtacttgtttaaaaattatttttatagaaatttattagcAACGGTGCTAAACCTAGGTTGGGAAGTATAATTACACCCTCTTGATCAACGCTTCCGGTTTAAAAATCAATGCATCAATGAGGCGGCCCAAGCATACAACCTGTAACATATCTTACATTTATTCTGAATTCAGCTAGAAACTTCTTAAAAGcaggtaataaataagtttaattgtCTGAACCTAATTAATCACAGCAGCATTTAAAGCGGCAGAAACGGTATTTCAACGCTGACTTATTTGCAATTACCTTAAAACAAAAGTTGGCGCTTACATCCCATAACATTTATCCACGTCAAGCTTAAGAGCTTCTAAGGCTAGTTAGTAGTTTTGCATTGATATTTCAGTGTTTaaccaataattaattatacattcatTAAATTCGTTTTTATAGTGAAGACCTCAGAGCGATATTTAGTTTAGTCTAATTATACGAGGAATAGAGAATGTATTGCTATGAACTTAAAGTCGAAGGAGTATCttgtatatagatatacagATTTTGAATGTATATAGATTTTAGAAGGCTTATTTAAAGTTACCATCCTAATTCAAGCTGAGACAAATTCAACTAACGAGTCATAAAATGATTACTTTTaccatacattttaaagaCCAGACtaagtaaatgtttatttcggAAGCTATCAACGCGACAAAATGgtggtttttaattaatgaagctCTCTCACGGGAAAGAACGTGTTAAATCCTTAATATCGGGGTTAACCGATACAATGTTTCATTTACCCTTAGTTACCCTTTCATACGTATGGACTCTAATATGGTATAAGCTTTTATATTTGAGACGCACAGAGATGTCCAGACGGATTTAAAACAATCATCATCAACTGGAAAAAGTACTCAGTGATTCTAAGATTGATTCATTCAATCacttatctattataatatactattatgCTAAAAAAGCTTGACATAACAGAGATTTCGTAATATTAcgaataacattaaataccGGATCTTAGAggcaaataaaattgtttaaatgctTTGTAATAAACATGATATTGATAAAGGTATGATACTGCTATctatgtatttgaataataaaaactgtccAAAAAGCTAAAAAGGTCACAATATTATCCACATCGTGTGACGTTCCGcttcacataaaaatgtaaaataatattgcttaaaaatattggCAAATGTAGCATAAAATGAAACTAGGTACATACATATTCTGTTACAGTTAGCAGTGTAGTTATCAGGTCGTGATGCACAAAGGGTTCTTTTGATTTTGAAGTGGGCTTAAATTTTTGATGTAattcacttttattatttacttatatttatgtacataagCGATAGATTTATgtcaatgttattttcatacacCTTAATCCAATAGATTCGCTTGAAATTTGGCACACATTTATATgactacaataatataataactgtcCAACTTTGACCTCTTATCTCGGCGCACCAGGATTCTGggcaataaacattttattactcaTTTCATGCACGGGATGGTTAATGGAAAACTTTTATTGATACAAAACCTGTTTTAAACCTTTATGTGTTATATAGACTCATATGTGTTATTCACACTAATTACTGAATCACATTATTTACTAGTTTTCGATATTTATACCGTGTACGTGACCATTAGTTAAGACAAATGCAAAATAATCTTCATATTATGTCTTCCTTATACTTGAATCTTAATACAGGTTTACCTTTCATTGCCTACTAGAGTTCAATGCATTGTTGAAGAAACTATCGATAAAGGGGTGCATGAATTGACTAAAGCTTACCAAAGCTTATTAGGTTATAAACCGAGATAAAGCGAAGTGCTTGCTTAAAAGTGAATGATGAAAGGGGCAGATGATGTGTATGATgtatttcactgatcgattttctttactgACAAGTAggtcagccttctgtgtcctgccagaccgagacatttttttgtgcgtccccaccgcgAATTgaacccctcggttctacgctcacgcgttaatcACAGAACCAAGGAGGCGGGCAAACGCGGTGATCACTTGCGTAGAGAATTTCTTTTCTTGGGTAATAATGAtacattaagaataaatacttTTCTGACGCTGAACAAACCTAAAAGCATTTCGAGTAGTGGATGGAGGCGCAGTCGGTTAAGAGCTACTTTATcgcgaaaaatattttattcgctAACAACCTGATAAAATGGAAGATATTTCAAATGATTATTCGGTGAATTGTATTGTTCGCAGTAACGATGCCGTGTTCCTCCTAACGAGCtcgctataaatattataagcttGGGTTCGGAACTGAAACGCGATGCAACGACAGTCTATACCTGTAATCCAGTTCCTATCCGCTTGGCGCTTCTGcgataatttgatttattatcgcggcttcacacgcgttaaattcagagtagtttaatttgtgttattatacatataaaccttcctcttgattcattctatcaattaaaaaaaaacccatcaatatccgttgcgtagctttaaagatttaagcttacatagggacatagggacagagaaagtgactttgtattataattaaatatagatcaTGTATAGTGCACTGGTTAGACTAAGTGTTGTGTTAAGTGGCTGGTTTTGGTGCACAGGTTGaacttaataatatgtagCAACGTGTTTTTTCAAACACAGGGTAAACATTATTCATGGTATATCTTATTGATAGAATCCCTATAATGGTAGAATTAATATTGGGATTGTCAATTTCGCAGCTGTTTTATGCTCTGtgctctatatatatatatatatatatatatatatatatatatatatatatatatatatatatattattttttattactaaaaaatcACACCTCGCCATCATGAGATCTTGAACcgagcaataaatatttacaacatcCGCGAACACTTTATTTTCCTATGTCTATTATTGTTTACTCCCAAAGTTATCAAGTCACAGGGCCAATAGAGGGCTGCTTTACATTCGTTTTGCGGTATTTCGTATAAATGTCCTTCCACATCGCGTAGGCCTCCAGGTGAGGCATGGGTCCCATTTTGAGCTTATCatcaatgtataaaaatctcaagttatttttttcactCGGCAGCCATTTGTAAGGCAGCTTTTGGGAATTTGGTGTCGGGTCACtgtaaaaagaaatgtattttaaaaatgagtCATTAGGTGtacctacatacataaaaaaatgatatcaatTTTCTCTGAATTTTTATCTCTAAATACCCGATGAGTCTCAAAAttcaaaactaattaaaacttatacgATGAAACAAAATAGCGGATTAAAATgctaaaacaaatttgttcataatacatataaaacgaagaaataaaaatcccATACCTATATTTAGCAAAGTTAGCCCACATTGTTGTCATTGTATCAATCATAAGCCAATCTTGACTACTGATTGGAAAAGGCGTAAGCGCTGAGTCGAACAAGTAGAACAGGTCATCAGCGTGGCAGGCGCCGGGCTCGTGGCCGCGCCCAGAGCGCTGCTTCAAAAAGTTCCTGCCACcagagtaattaaaaatgtaattaaacacCCGAGAAGTAGTCCTATTCAATAAAAGTTCCGTCTCCATGATCGCGGGCACTTCGAAGTACAAGTCTGTGTATAGATCTGTCACATTGTCTATCTTCTGCAAACTTATCGGTTCGTCACCGAAGTAGAACTCCTGCGCCCTCCGCGACACGGTCATCCCTTCTTCCACTGACGAGAAACGCAAATCACTCGCAATTATATACATTCCATTTCTCTTGTCTACCGATCCGTCATCTTCTGATGTTAGGAACATTCCTTCTTTAGAATTAGTCCCGTGGATAACAGGTATATTCTTAACGTTTTGTGACAATAGATTATAAGGTAGATCGGTGATTACCGCTTCTTCTCCAGGTATTTCTTCTTCCACACACGGCAGGTGTAGGAGTTGcgtatcaaaaaataaatcatcggGCGTGCCGGGAGGAACCGACACGAGATCTCTATAATCTGCTGTCTTGAAGAATTCGTATAACTCATGAGGATCCTCTGAGTCGAAGCCCATCTTCTTCGCTACCAGACTGGCTTTCCAAACCGGTTTCCTATTAATGGCCCAGTTTGATACAGAATTTCCACTCTGCATGATAATCTTTGTGAACAATCCTTCAGTAATAGGACTCGCTAATAGCACCGATGCTGAGGTGGCGCCAGCACTTTCACCAAATAGAGTTATGTCGTGGGGATCTCCGCCGAAGGCagcgatattttttttcacccaTTTTAAAGCTGCTATTTGATCTTTTAGACCGGCGTTGCCTGGCGCATCCTTGGTTCCGAGGCAGATGAAGCCTAAAGCTCCAAGtctataattaaaagtgaCTAGAATGACATCTTTCTTCATAAAGAAATGTGGGGCATAGATAAGTTTACCGCCACTGCCTAAGATGAAGGCGCCACCGTGGATAAAGACCATAACCTTCAACGGTCGCCTCGCGAGGGCGGGTACGTATACGTTTATTTTGAGACAGTCTTCTGAGCCGACTACTCTTCCAAGGAGGCTAATTTGGGGGCACATGTCGGCGGTGATGGCTTGGAACACGCCTGCCCATCTCGGAGGTGGGCCAGGTGCCtgaaaagaaatacatttaatgttaCAAATGCAAAAGTGTTTTTATTCCACGGTATGTGTAGGCTGAAATCTTTGCTTTTCATGAATACTGATGTGAAAAACACAAAACTTGAAAGggataaaatatatggaaattTGTCTGGGGAACGGCGCTACACGATAAAGTGCACACAAGCTGCGTGCGGGAACCtagtgaataataaacaacGTGAGAAATGgcttttttaatagtataattgTGTGGTTTAGGTTTACGTGGTAGGTCATCtaagaaattcaattttaattaattgcattttacacaatttattaatctcATACATATGTACGTTTATTATCTTATTGAAATGATGATAGGGCCGCCCTGGTTTTAGTCAGTGACATGAATATAGCCCGATAATAGCACTCAGAGATCACGTATCACGTACTGTATATCCAACGTATCACTGTAATTTACCTATTTAGGAACCtatattgaattttgaaaGACCTGTCCAATGGCAACCCAAATAtaggtgatttttttattcctccGT is a window from the Zerene cesonia ecotype Mississippi unplaced genomic scaffold, Zerene_cesonia_1.1 Zces_u004, whole genome shotgun sequence genome containing:
- the LOC119838707 gene encoding esterase FE4-like, whose product is MKYRKKLVLFSLFLMNLVDQPAPEVDIEQGKLVGKVSGDGSFFEYIGIPYATTNSSTRFKAPGPPPRWAGVFQAITADMCPQISLLGRVVGSEDCLKINVYVPALARRPLKVMVFIHGGAFILGSGGKLIYAPHFFMKKDVILVTFNYRLGALGFICLGTKDAPGNAGLKDQIAALKWVKKNIAAFGGDPHDITLFGESAGATSASVLLASPITEGLFTKIIMQSGNSVSNWAINRKPVWKASLVAKKMGFDSEDPHELYEFFKTADYRDLVSVPPGTPDDLFFDTQLLHLPCVEEEIPGEEAVITDLPYNLLSQNVKNIPVIHGTNSKEGMFLTSEDDGSVDKRNGMYIIASDLRFSSVEEGMTVSRRAQEFYFGDEPISLQKIDNVTDLYTDLYFEVPAIMETELLLNRTTSRVFNYIFNYSGGRNFLKQRSGRGHEPGACHADDLFYLFDSALTPFPISSQDWLMIDTMTTMWANFAKYSDPTPNSQKLPYKWLPSEKNNLRFLYIDDKLKMGPMPHLEAYAMWKDIYTKYRKTNVKQPSIGPVT